From the genome of Scytonema hofmannii PCC 7110, one region includes:
- a CDS encoding tetratricopeptide repeat protein yields MKMLKLAKAKLTSGICTSLFLTFALIPSSLAAKSGGEYRQLGLLYRQQGRFPEAITAMQKSVELEPKNIMGRVNLGWTQHLAGQEKDAAISLWQAIYQEPLFVPAYNALGIVYLVDGNVPVATLVHAWAAILKPNNEIAYFNLSLSLHRLQVYNFAIICAERAATLEPSNPHPLVAAAIAYWDNGDKDAAKQVYTKAIQLDSRYRDRSFLSHLKQAAFTQEQIERTEQILTAM; encoded by the coding sequence ATGAAGATGTTGAAACTAGCAAAAGCAAAATTAACAAGTGGAATTTGTACCAGTTTATTTTTGACTTTTGCTTTGATTCCATCTTCTCTGGCTGCAAAGTCTGGTGGTGAGTACCGACAATTAGGGCTGTTGTATCGCCAACAAGGACGGTTTCCTGAAGCCATTACAGCAATGCAAAAATCTGTGGAACTCGAACCGAAAAATATCATGGGACGCGTGAATTTGGGTTGGACACAGCATTTAGCAGGTCAGGAAAAAGATGCGGCTATCTCTTTATGGCAAGCTATCTATCAAGAACCGTTGTTTGTTCCTGCTTACAATGCTTTGGGAATTGTCTATTTAGTTGATGGCAATGTACCAGTCGCAACATTAGTTCACGCTTGGGCTGCTATTCTCAAACCGAATAATGAAATTGCTTACTTTAATTTGAGTTTGTCTTTACATCGGCTACAAGTTTATAACTTTGCTATTATTTGTGCTGAACGTGCTGCTACATTAGAGCCTAGTAATCCTCATCCTTTGGTTGCTGCTGCGATCGCTTATTGGGATAATGGCGATAAAGATGCTGCTAAACAAGTCTATACAAAAGCTATACAGTTGGATTCTAGGTATCGCGATCGCTCTTTTTTAAGTCATCTTAAGCAAGCGGCTTTTACTCAAGAACAAATTGAAAGAACAGAGCAAATACTGACTGCGATGTAA
- a CDS encoding Uma2 family endonuclease, with amino-acid sequence MTSVTTPTDSVLSLPDHTQLPDSDGTFVKNLQEHPQSILLTDSIKPVLETLHPDGQYCIGQDSGIYWRLIDPPERGAEAPDWFYVPNVPPTLKGKMRRSYVLWKEYVAPLIAIEFVSGDGSEERDKTSPSQGGEGKVGKFWVYEQAIRIPYYAIYEVEKAGVEVYRLVDNAYQLITPNERGHYAITPMGVELGIWQGRYQNAELPWLRWWDAEGNLLLTGEERAEAERQRADIERQKREEIVEKLRSLSPEQLNALGINPELLD; translated from the coding sequence ATGACTTCTGTCACTACACCAACTGACTCAGTGCTGAGTTTACCCGACCACACGCAATTGCCTGACTCGGACGGGACATTTGTGAAAAACTTACAAGAACATCCTCAAAGTATTCTACTGACAGATTCGATTAAACCTGTTTTGGAAACGCTGCATCCTGATGGTCAGTACTGTATCGGTCAAGATTCTGGTATCTACTGGCGGTTAATAGATCCCCCAGAGAGGGGGGCTGAAGCACCGGACTGGTTCTACGTCCCGAACGTACCGCCAACTCTTAAGGGCAAAATGCGCCGTTCTTACGTTTTGTGGAAGGAATATGTTGCACCGTTGATTGCGATCGAATTTGTCTCAGGTGATGGGAGTGAAGAACGAGATAAAACTTCGCCATCACAAGGAGGAGAAGGGAAAGTTGGGAAGTTTTGGGTTTACGAGCAGGCGATCCGCATTCCTTATTATGCGATTTATGAAGTAGAAAAAGCGGGGGTAGAAGTATACCGTCTCGTAGATAATGCCTATCAACTGATAACACCCAATGAAAGGGGTCATTATGCTATTACACCAATGGGAGTAGAGTTAGGAATTTGGCAAGGACGGTATCAAAATGCAGAATTGCCGTGGTTGCGATGGTGGGATGCTGAGGGAAATTTGCTTCTGACAGGTGAAGAACGTGCTGAGGCTGAGCGACAAAGGGCCGATATTGAGCGACAAAAGCGAGAGGAAATTGTAGAAAAATTGCGATCGCTTTCTCCGGAACAACTGAATGCGTTAGGAATTAATCCAGAATTATTGGATTAG
- a CDS encoding Uma2 family endonuclease produces MVTSRHEYYISPEEYLEAEKSSQIKHEYIDGQVFAMTGASDAHVTITINLSILLRNHLRGSSCRLYAVDMKAQIEALNCYHYPDVMVTCDARDREFEYFKKFPCLIVEVLSDSTEALDRGKKFANYRHLETLQEYVLISQDTMIVECFRRNQEGRWELFSFEKDEEVHLASVDFRCPIVAIYEDVTLAGEPS; encoded by the coding sequence ATGGTTACTAGCAGGCACGAATACTACATTTCACCAGAAGAATATTTAGAAGCTGAGAAATCCAGTCAAATTAAACACGAATATATTGATGGGCAAGTTTTTGCAATGACGGGAGCAAGCGATGCTCACGTTACCATCACTATAAATTTATCAATCCTCTTGCGAAATCATCTTCGGGGTAGCAGTTGCCGTCTTTACGCGGTTGATATGAAAGCACAAATTGAAGCCTTAAATTGCTACCACTATCCTGATGTCATGGTTACCTGTGATGCAAGAGATAGAGAATTTGAATACTTTAAAAAGTTTCCTTGCTTAATTGTAGAAGTGCTTTCCGATTCAACAGAAGCGTTAGACAGAGGTAAAAAGTTTGCTAACTACCGACACTTAGAAACACTTCAAGAATATGTCCTCATTTCCCAAGACACAATGATTGTGGAGTGTTTCCGCCGCAATCAGGAAGGTCGATGGGAACTTTTTTCGTTTGAAAAAGACGAAGAAGTGCATTTAGCAAGTGTTGATTTTCGTTGCCCAATAGTAGCAATCTATGAAGATGTTACTTTAGCTGGAGAACCATCATGA